The following are encoded together in the Bradyrhizobium algeriense genome:
- a CDS encoding phospholipase translates to MSEAVVDDIVAVLPPLLHSLEALGFIARYLNPPDFDRVMERVGQPDEALRAIRPRLAQWPAEFADIKTPLETASDAALAAFAALRVVQNGQGDFVSLFRALRYAPRAQEALYALSAKLPPVNQFFVDPALRDDAGLEARLAAPANSNTGVFHNHNEPDSRGGFSLYVPEYYTPDRAWPLVMALHGGRGNGRGFLWSWLRDARSRGAILVAPTATGSTWALMGDDTDTPNLMCILESVRARWNVDPGRMLLTGMSDGGTFCYVTGFDGASPFTHLAPVSATFHPMLAEMADADRLRGLPIHIVHGRLDWMFPVQVARQTSQALSAAGANVTYRELDDLSHAYPREMNAEMLQWLDGP, encoded by the coding sequence ATGAGTGAGGCCGTGGTGGACGACATCGTGGCCGTGCTGCCGCCGCTGTTGCACTCGCTTGAAGCCCTGGGGTTCATCGCGCGCTACCTCAATCCGCCGGATTTCGACCGCGTGATGGAGCGCGTTGGGCAACCGGATGAAGCCCTGCGCGCCATTCGGCCGCGACTCGCGCAATGGCCGGCGGAATTTGCAGACATCAAGACCCCGCTGGAGACGGCCAGCGATGCGGCGCTGGCCGCTTTCGCGGCCTTGCGCGTCGTGCAAAACGGCCAGGGCGATTTCGTCAGCCTGTTTCGTGCGCTGCGTTACGCCCCGCGCGCGCAGGAGGCGCTCTATGCGCTGTCGGCGAAACTTCCGCCGGTGAACCAGTTCTTTGTCGATCCCGCGCTGCGCGACGACGCCGGGCTTGAAGCGCGGCTGGCGGCGCCGGCCAACTCAAACACCGGCGTCTTCCACAATCATAACGAGCCCGACAGCCGCGGCGGCTTCTCGCTCTACGTGCCGGAATATTACACGCCCGATCGCGCATGGCCGCTGGTGATGGCGCTGCACGGCGGCAGGGGCAACGGCCGCGGCTTCCTGTGGAGCTGGCTGCGCGACGCCCGCAGTCGCGGCGCGATCCTGGTCGCACCGACCGCAACCGGCAGTACCTGGGCATTGATGGGCGACGACACCGATACACCGAACCTCATGTGCATCCTGGAATCCGTCCGCGCGCGCTGGAATGTCGATCCGGGCAGGATGCTGCTGACCGGCATGAGCGACGGCGGCACATTCTGCTATGTGACGGGCTTCGACGGCGCTTCGCCCTTCACCCACCTCGCGCCGGTATCGGCGACATTTCATCCGATGCTGGCGGAAATGGCCGATGCCGACAGGCTGCGCGGCCTGCCGATTCATATCGTGCATGGCCGGCTCGACTGGATGTTTCCGGTGCAGGTGGCGCGGCAGACCAGCCAGGCGCTGTCGGCAGCCGGCGCCAACGTCACCTACCGCGAGCTCGACGATCTCAGCCATGCCTATCCGCGCGAGATGAACGCGGAAATGCTGCAATGGCTTGATGGCCCGTAG
- a CDS encoding thioesterase family protein: protein METDATYCGTVYPWQCDHVGHMNIMWYVGKFDEANWNLFARLGLTPSYLRESGRGMAAVQQTVTYKRELLAGDIVEVRSRLLEIRDKSVRFMHEMRNAETGEIAAVCEFVGVHMDRQARKSTPFAPAIRDAAMRYLEPAMA from the coding sequence ATGGAGACGGACGCGACCTATTGCGGCACGGTCTATCCCTGGCAATGCGATCATGTCGGGCACATGAACATCATGTGGTATGTCGGCAAATTCGACGAGGCGAACTGGAATCTGTTCGCAAGGCTGGGGCTGACGCCGTCCTACTTGCGCGAATCCGGCCGCGGCATGGCCGCCGTGCAGCAGACCGTCACCTACAAGCGCGAGCTGCTGGCCGGCGATATCGTCGAAGTCAGGAGCCGGCTCCTGGAAATCCGCGACAAGTCGGTCCGCTTCATGCACGAGATGCGCAACGCCGAAACCGGCGAGATCGCCGCGGTCTGCGAATTCGTCGGCGTCCACATGGACCGGCAGGCGCGGAAGTCGACGCCGTTCGCGCCCGCGATCCGCGACGCCGCGATGAGGTATCTCGAGCCGGCGATGGCGTGA
- a CDS encoding PaaI family thioesterase, giving the protein MPRFQPKNPDYRAIAIHTFNQQRAMQTLGISIARLEPGEVDLAMDYSADLTQQHGFVHAGIITAGLDNACGIAAFTLMPAATGILTVEFKTNLLAPARGERFTFRATVVKPGRTLTVCEARAYATHDGVETLIATMSGTLMALAAREDAPQERAHAPT; this is encoded by the coding sequence ATGCCGCGCTTCCAGCCGAAGAACCCGGATTATCGCGCAATCGCGATCCATACGTTCAACCAGCAGCGCGCGATGCAGACGCTCGGCATTTCGATCGCGCGGCTGGAGCCGGGCGAGGTCGACCTCGCGATGGACTATTCAGCCGACCTCACCCAGCAGCACGGCTTCGTCCACGCCGGGATCATCACCGCAGGTCTCGACAATGCCTGCGGCATCGCTGCCTTCACGCTGATGCCGGCGGCAACGGGAATTCTCACCGTGGAATTCAAGACCAACCTGCTGGCGCCCGCGCGCGGCGAACGCTTCACCTTCCGTGCCACGGTGGTAAAACCCGGCCGCACGCTGACGGTGTGCGAGGCCCGCGCCTATGCAACGCATGACGGGGTCGAGACCTTGATCGCGACCATGAGCGGCACGCTGATGGCGCTGGCGGCCCGCGAGGATGCCCCGCAGGAAAGGGCGCACGCACCGACCTGA
- a CDS encoding AMP-binding protein translates to MLIPIADVPRWYAERKPKDTIAVSHGDDAITWEQLERNANRRARAFAAKGVKPGDFVAIGLPNSNVFFETTFAVWKCGATPTSLTWRLPRGEAAAVLDILKPSLVVGGQPDWNAPNSVPADFVLDGFSDEPISNPVARYWKAMTSGGSTGRPKVILDHKPAVVDTGGSAALGMPLGASLLNPGPLYHNAPFIVSHTALFNGGRVTGLVKFDAEECLRLIEASRVQWVNFVPTMMHRIWALPDEVRNRYDLSSLQIVFHMAAPMPPWLKEKWIEWLGPERIYELYGGTEAQGATIISGVEWLEHRGSVGKIGETARLRIIGEDGNEVATGETGEIYFLPNDGAGSTYHYLGAEPKRRADGWESLGDIGRLDAEGYLYLGDRLADMILRGGANIYPAEVEAAVTEHPEVRSCVAVGLPDPEFGQRVHAILELDPSADAQAVADGMAAFLADRLSRYKHPESFEAVTVGLRDDSGKVRRTLLRDERAGWLKQNRDFRIMPSRERAKAS, encoded by the coding sequence ATGCTCATTCCCATCGCCGACGTGCCGCGCTGGTATGCCGAACGGAAACCGAAGGACACCATCGCGGTCAGCCACGGTGACGATGCCATCACTTGGGAGCAGCTCGAGCGCAACGCCAACCGGCGCGCACGTGCTTTTGCCGCTAAAGGCGTCAAGCCCGGCGATTTCGTTGCCATCGGGCTGCCCAACAGCAATGTGTTTTTCGAGACCACCTTTGCAGTGTGGAAATGTGGCGCGACGCCGACGTCGCTGACTTGGCGATTGCCGCGCGGCGAGGCCGCAGCCGTGCTCGACATCCTCAAGCCATCGCTGGTGGTCGGCGGCCAGCCCGACTGGAACGCGCCCAATTCAGTGCCGGCCGATTTCGTGCTGGATGGCTTTTCCGACGAGCCAATCAGCAATCCGGTGGCGCGCTACTGGAAGGCGATGACCAGCGGCGGCTCGACCGGTCGGCCGAAAGTGATCCTCGATCACAAGCCCGCCGTGGTCGATACCGGCGGATCGGCGGCGCTCGGCATGCCACTCGGCGCTTCCCTGCTCAACCCCGGCCCGCTCTACCACAACGCCCCCTTCATCGTTTCGCACACCGCGCTGTTCAACGGCGGACGCGTCACCGGCCTCGTCAAATTCGACGCCGAGGAATGCTTGCGCCTGATCGAGGCCAGCCGGGTACAGTGGGTCAATTTCGTGCCCACCATGATGCACCGGATCTGGGCGCTGCCCGACGAGGTGCGCAACCGCTACGACTTGTCCAGCCTGCAGATCGTGTTTCACATGGCCGCGCCGATGCCGCCATGGCTGAAGGAAAAATGGATCGAGTGGTTGGGGCCCGAGCGCATCTACGAACTCTATGGCGGCACCGAAGCACAGGGCGCCACGATCATATCGGGCGTCGAATGGCTCGAACACCGCGGCTCGGTCGGCAAGATCGGCGAGACCGCGCGCCTGCGCATCATCGGCGAAGACGGCAACGAGGTCGCCACCGGCGAAACCGGCGAGATCTATTTCCTGCCCAATGACGGCGCCGGCTCGACCTATCACTATCTCGGCGCCGAGCCGAAGCGCCGCGCCGACGGCTGGGAATCGCTCGGCGACATCGGAAGGTTGGATGCGGAAGGCTATCTCTATCTCGGCGACCGCCTCGCCGACATGATTTTGCGCGGCGGCGCGAACATCTATCCGGCGGAAGTCGAGGCCGCGGTGACGGAACATCCCGAGGTGCGTTCCTGCGTCGCTGTAGGCCTCCCCGATCCGGAATTCGGGCAGCGCGTGCACGCCATCCTCGAACTCGACCCGAGCGCCGATGCACAGGCGGTTGCCGACGGCATGGCCGCGTTCCTGGCCGACCGGCTCAGCCGCTACAAGCACCCGGAAAGTTTTGAGGCCGTTACCGTCGGCCTGCGCGACGATTCCGGCAAGGTTCGCCGGACGCTGCTGCGCGACGAACGCGCGGGCTGGCTGAAGCAAAATCGCGATTTCCGGATCATGCCGTCGCGCGAACGGGCCAAGGCGAGCTAA
- a CDS encoding DsbA family protein: MKRSNNPAGANHPGCTRRKALGLLGGGAALLGAGAASRSAFAQASDDVLTEALVLRDPDVPSTGNPDGDINIVEWFDYNCPYCRKIAPEIQQVVQDDGKVRLVLKDWPILGEISKFGARMALAAKYQGKYMAAHEAMIGVSSKLTEPRIRELLAGAGVDMDRLNRDATSNAKAIDIILARNHDQAVAFGFKGTPSFIVGKFRVPGILTMAQFEMVIADARKAKKAN, from the coding sequence ATGAAGCGATCGAACAATCCGGCCGGGGCCAACCACCCGGGATGCACGCGGCGTAAGGCGCTCGGCCTGCTTGGCGGCGGTGCCGCGCTGCTCGGCGCCGGCGCGGCGTCGCGATCGGCGTTCGCGCAAGCCAGCGACGACGTCCTGACCGAGGCGCTGGTGCTGCGCGACCCTGATGTACCCTCCACCGGCAATCCCGACGGCGACATCAACATCGTCGAATGGTTCGACTACAACTGCCCGTATTGCCGCAAGATCGCGCCCGAGATCCAGCAGGTGGTGCAGGACGACGGCAAGGTTCGCCTGGTGCTGAAAGACTGGCCGATCCTGGGCGAGATCTCGAAATTCGGGGCGCGGATGGCGCTGGCGGCGAAGTATCAGGGCAAGTACATGGCCGCGCATGAGGCGATGATCGGCGTCAGCTCGAAACTGACCGAACCGCGCATCCGCGAATTGCTGGCCGGCGCCGGCGTCGACATGGATCGCCTCAACCGAGACGCCACGTCCAACGCCAAGGCGATCGACATCATCCTCGCGCGCAACCACGATCAGGCGGTGGCGTTCGGATTCAAGGGCACGCCATCCTTCATCGTCGGCAAGTTCCGCGTGCCGGGAATCCTGACCATGGCGCAATTCGAGATGGTGATTGCCGACGCGCGCAAGGCGAAGAAGGCCAACTAG
- a CDS encoding TetR/AcrR family transcriptional regulator, which translates to MSDPKSDAKAEARTGEVRSESWIEAGFEEIARTGVEGVRVEVLAKHLGVTKGGFYRRFRDRAALLEAMLQHWSEGRIAAIEKHTSLDGATARERLKALIALYSERMNTEGMAVELAIRQWARSDELAANAVARVDAARLKNVGHLYRARGLAAEDADAQAFLFYCFVFGQSLLFLERGPRKRAQLVAKSAETLLRGV; encoded by the coding sequence ATGAGCGATCCCAAAAGCGACGCCAAGGCGGAGGCGCGAACCGGCGAGGTGCGCAGCGAGAGCTGGATCGAGGCCGGCTTTGAGGAAATCGCCCGGACCGGCGTCGAGGGGGTGCGGGTGGAGGTGCTGGCAAAACACCTCGGTGTCACCAAGGGCGGCTTCTACCGCCGCTTCCGCGACCGCGCGGCCTTGCTCGAAGCCATGCTGCAGCACTGGAGCGAGGGGCGGATTGCCGCGATCGAAAAGCACACCAGCCTCGATGGCGCCACCGCACGCGAGCGGCTGAAGGCGCTGATCGCGCTTTACTCCGAACGGATGAATACCGAAGGCATGGCTGTTGAGCTCGCGATCCGGCAATGGGCCCGCTCCGACGAGCTTGCCGCCAACGCGGTGGCCCGCGTCGACGCCGCGCGGTTGAAGAATGTCGGGCATCTCTACCGCGCCAGGGGGCTGGCGGCTGAGGACGCCGACGCGCAGGCGTTCCTGTTCTATTGTTTCGTGTTCGGCCAGAGCCTGCTGTTTCTCGAACGCGGCCCGCGCAAGCGCGCGCAACTGGTGGCGAAGTCGGCCGAAACATTGCTCCGCGGGGTGTAG
- a CDS encoding division plane positioning ATPase MipZ, which translates to MLTAPVHQLRPPPHVVVVGNEKGGSGKTTIAMHIAVALLKAGQRVATVDLDSRQRTLTHYVESRRDWARRKQVDLELPTHSCIARVEGAMVAENEAAECSDFQRAIAAAQDRHDFVVIDTPPHDSYLMRLAHSITDTLVTPLSDSFVDLDVLATLDPVTLTVTGISHYGELVRETRRHRRPVDGALIDWVVVRNRISPRRSSTAQVLCGCLQELALDAGFRVVPGFHDRPIYRDLFPRGLTALDALCETMPGIDGEVSRIPACCEVEGLLEGLKLPINDRARRHAALRAEWFASRDRPLDTDILAGP; encoded by the coding sequence GTGCTTACCGCGCCCGTACATCAATTGCGTCCCCCGCCGCATGTCGTCGTGGTCGGTAATGAGAAGGGCGGCTCGGGCAAAACCACTATCGCAATGCACATCGCGGTTGCGCTGCTGAAGGCCGGCCAGCGCGTCGCAACCGTCGACCTCGACAGCCGGCAGCGGACACTCACCCATTATGTCGAGAGCCGGCGCGACTGGGCGCGGCGGAAACAAGTCGATCTGGAGTTGCCGACGCATTCCTGCATCGCACGCGTCGAAGGTGCCATGGTGGCGGAAAACGAGGCCGCCGAATGCTCCGATTTTCAGCGAGCGATTGCCGCTGCACAGGATCGCCATGACTTCGTCGTGATCGATACGCCTCCGCATGACAGCTATCTGATGCGGCTCGCCCATTCGATCACCGACACCCTGGTGACGCCGCTCAGCGACAGTTTTGTCGACCTCGATGTGCTGGCGACGCTCGATCCGGTCACGTTGACGGTCACGGGGATCAGCCATTACGGCGAGTTGGTGCGCGAGACGCGTCGCCATCGCCGGCCGGTCGATGGCGCCCTCATCGATTGGGTGGTCGTGCGCAACCGGATTTCGCCGCGACGATCATCTACCGCCCAGGTTCTTTGCGGCTGCTTGCAGGAGCTGGCCCTCGATGCAGGTTTTCGAGTTGTACCCGGCTTTCACGACCGCCCGATTTATCGCGACCTTTTTCCCCGGGGGCTCACCGCGCTGGACGCGCTATGCGAGACAATGCCCGGCATCGATGGGGAGGTCTCTCGCATCCCCGCGTGCTGCGAGGTTGAGGGCCTGCTCGAGGGGTTGAAACTGCCGATCAACGATCGCGCTCGCCGCCATGCAGCGCTTCGCGCCGAATGGTTTGCTTCTCGCGATCGCCCGCTGGATACCGATATCCTGGCCGGTCCGTAA
- a CDS encoding S1C family serine protease, translating to MATLTEWRVPPANQPRASDYAFDLDKALSSVVGLHSIIPSDAHSAETLGTERAGNGVVIDSGLVLTIGYLITEAEAVWLHRGDGRVVEGHALGFDFESGFGLVQALGDLDLEPLPLGSSATTQVGDRVVVGGAGGRTRSVASQIAAKQEFAGYWEYLLDEAIFTHPAHPNWGGTGLISNRGELIGIGSLQLEREREGKAEHVNMIVPIDLLKPVLDDIRKFGRVNKPSRPWLGMYTTEIDNRVVVVGIASKGPAARAELKTGDVILAVNGDKITSQTGFYRKLWSLGAAGVDVPLTVYHEGVTFDVVLSSTDRARLLKAPRLH from the coding sequence ATGGCCACTTTGACCGAGTGGAGAGTGCCGCCCGCAAACCAGCCGCGCGCGAGCGACTACGCTTTCGACCTCGACAAAGCCCTGTCGTCGGTTGTCGGGCTGCATTCGATCATCCCGTCCGATGCCCACAGCGCGGAGACGCTCGGCACCGAACGTGCCGGCAATGGCGTCGTGATCGATAGCGGGCTGGTGCTGACGATCGGCTATCTCATCACCGAGGCTGAAGCAGTGTGGCTGCATCGCGGCGACGGCCGCGTCGTGGAAGGCCACGCGCTCGGCTTCGATTTCGAATCCGGCTTCGGCCTGGTGCAGGCGCTCGGCGACCTCGATCTCGAACCGCTGCCGCTCGGTTCTTCAGCCACCACCCAGGTCGGTGACCGCGTGGTGGTCGGCGGTGCCGGCGGGCGCACGCGCTCGGTCGCAAGCCAGATCGCGGCCAAGCAGGAATTCGCCGGCTATTGGGAATATCTGCTGGATGAGGCGATCTTCACCCATCCCGCGCATCCGAATTGGGGCGGCACCGGGCTGATCTCGAACCGCGGCGAACTGATCGGCATCGGCTCGCTGCAGCTCGAACGCGAGCGCGAGGGCAAGGCCGAGCACGTCAACATGATCGTCCCGATCGACCTCTTGAAGCCCGTGCTCGACGACATCAGGAAATTCGGCCGCGTCAACAAGCCGTCACGGCCGTGGCTCGGCATGTACACCACCGAGATCGACAACCGCGTCGTGGTGGTCGGCATCGCCAGCAAGGGACCGGCAGCGCGCGCCGAATTGAAGACGGGCGACGTCATCCTCGCGGTCAACGGCGACAAGATCACCAGCCAGACCGGCTTCTACCGCAAGCTCTGGTCGCTCGGTGCCGCCGGCGTCGACGTGCCGCTCACCGTCTACCATGAGGGCGTTACCTTCGACGTGGTGCTGAGCTCGACCGACCGCGCCAGGCTGTTGAAGGCGCCAAGGCTTCACTGA
- a CDS encoding N-acyl homoserine lactonase family protein: MKVHAIQTGFVRIKTAQVEGRGHGWSRRLAIFADPTWTDWLPTYAWAIDCSEGVIVVDTGQGAHLLESGKSLHPYVRWEVAFRIEPEQEIGPQLRALGVGPRDVKRVVLTHLHMDHDGGLAHFPNSEILVAPGELKIASGFAGRMRGYLPHRWPSWFDPAPLRLEARSFGPFAQSRRLTAAGDVIAVATPGHTADHLSIVADDGNTTYFFAGDTSYDERLMLAGKLDGVSADEGVSTATLDAIRNFVQSRPTVYLPTHDPQAAARLAGRQLAGAEV; the protein is encoded by the coding sequence ATGAAAGTTCACGCGATTCAGACCGGCTTTGTCCGGATCAAAACCGCGCAGGTCGAAGGACGCGGACATGGATGGTCGCGGCGGCTCGCTATTTTTGCCGACCCCACCTGGACCGATTGGCTCCCGACCTATGCATGGGCCATCGACTGCAGCGAAGGCGTGATCGTGGTCGATACCGGGCAGGGTGCGCATCTGCTCGAATCCGGCAAGTCGTTGCATCCCTATGTCCGTTGGGAAGTTGCGTTCCGGATCGAGCCGGAGCAGGAGATCGGTCCGCAGCTGCGTGCACTTGGTGTGGGCCCGCGCGATGTCAAACGGGTCGTTCTCACCCATCTGCACATGGATCACGACGGCGGGCTGGCGCATTTCCCGAACAGCGAAATCCTGGTGGCGCCGGGTGAGTTGAAAATCGCCAGCGGCTTTGCGGGCCGGATGCGCGGCTATCTTCCGCACCGCTGGCCGTCCTGGTTCGATCCGGCGCCGTTGCGGCTTGAAGCCCGGTCGTTCGGACCCTTCGCGCAAAGCCGGCGATTGACGGCCGCGGGAGATGTTATCGCAGTCGCCACGCCCGGCCACACGGCCGATCATCTCTCGATCGTGGCCGACGATGGCAATACCACCTATTTTTTCGCTGGCGACACTTCCTACGACGAGAGATTGATGCTCGCGGGCAAGCTCGACGGTGTCAGCGCCGACGAGGGGGTTTCCACCGCCACCCTCGACGCGATCCGGAATTTCGTCCAGTCCCGTCCGACCGTCTATCTGCCAACCCATGATCCGCAGGCGGCGGCGCGGCTGGCGGGCCGGCAATTGGCCGGCGCCGAGGTCTAG
- a CDS encoding chloride channel protein, translating into MATPSRYLEAPRRLRAFVRAHETSLVVLAAMIGTIGGLVVLAMSVAVAALHALLFNISTTERLSSQPSVETLRAVLVPSLGGLLLGGALLLLLRWRPAREIDPIEANALHGGRMSFRGSVIVALQTTWSSGVGASVGLEAGYTQLASGLAASLGRGFHLRRADQRIMVGCGAAAAISGAFGAPLAGAFYAFELVIGGYTSASLTPVGVAAVAGYFVTHGFEDLSLGISVGPVGDVVGRDLAVAALLGILAALFGILIMRGVALCETGLAKTRLWPPLRPALGGLAVGLLALLTPQVMSSGHGALHFSGLVSMPLQIIAGVFALKALASIISLGSGFRGGLFFATLFMGALGGRLYAAGVDLVWPGLALDPNVYAVIGMSALSASVIGGPLTMSFIALESTGNLWLTTVVLVAVMISTQITRELFGYSFATWRLHLRGETIRSAADVGWIRDLTVRRLMRSDVATVDAGIGIEDFRVKFPLGSKTQVVAVDATGRYVGLAVVAEAHAPDIDATRGLIGILHHRDVVLHPVMNIQEAIAVFDAAEAESLAVVEAGGEHRPVGILTEAHAMRRYAEESDKRRREAIGEV; encoded by the coding sequence ATGGCCACCCCTTCACGTTATCTTGAGGCTCCGCGCCGGTTACGGGCGTTCGTTCGCGCCCATGAAACGAGCCTGGTGGTGCTGGCGGCGATGATCGGAACCATCGGCGGCCTGGTGGTGCTGGCGATGAGTGTGGCGGTAGCGGCGCTGCACGCGCTGCTGTTCAACATCAGCACCACGGAGCGGCTTTCCAGCCAGCCGAGTGTCGAGACGCTGCGGGCCGTGCTGGTTCCAAGTCTCGGCGGCTTGCTGCTGGGGGGCGCCCTGCTGCTGTTGCTGCGCTGGCGGCCTGCGCGCGAGATCGACCCGATCGAGGCCAACGCCCTTCATGGCGGGCGGATGTCGTTTCGCGGCAGCGTCATCGTGGCCCTGCAGACCACCTGGTCCAGCGGGGTCGGAGCGTCGGTCGGCCTCGAAGCCGGATATACCCAACTTGCGAGCGGCCTTGCCGCTTCGCTCGGCCGTGGATTTCACCTGCGCCGCGCCGACCAGCGCATCATGGTCGGCTGTGGAGCGGCGGCTGCGATCTCGGGCGCGTTCGGCGCCCCGCTCGCCGGCGCCTTCTATGCTTTCGAACTCGTGATCGGAGGCTATACGTCGGCCAGCCTGACGCCCGTCGGCGTCGCCGCCGTGGCGGGTTATTTCGTCACCCATGGATTTGAGGACCTGTCGCTCGGCATCAGCGTCGGCCCGGTCGGCGACGTGGTCGGGCGCGATCTTGCGGTTGCTGCGCTGCTCGGAATTTTGGCGGCACTGTTCGGCATCCTCATCATGCGCGGCGTCGCGTTGTGCGAGACGGGGCTGGCGAAGACCCGTCTCTGGCCGCCGCTGCGCCCGGCACTCGGCGGCCTCGCCGTCGGTCTGCTCGCGCTGCTGACGCCGCAGGTGATGTCATCAGGTCACGGCGCGTTGCATTTTTCCGGCCTCGTTTCGATGCCGTTGCAGATCATCGCCGGCGTCTTCGCGCTGAAGGCGCTGGCCTCGATCATCTCGCTCGGCTCTGGCTTTCGCGGTGGATTGTTCTTCGCCACGCTGTTCATGGGTGCGCTCGGCGGCCGGCTGTACGCCGCCGGCGTCGATCTGGTCTGGCCGGGCCTTGCGCTGGATCCCAATGTCTATGCCGTGATCGGGATGAGCGCGCTGTCGGCGTCGGTGATCGGCGGCCCGCTGACGATGTCGTTCATCGCGCTCGAATCGACCGGCAATCTCTGGCTCACCACGGTGGTGCTGGTCGCGGTCATGATCTCCACCCAGATCACCCGCGAATTGTTCGGCTACTCGTTCGCGACCTGGCGCCTGCATCTGCGCGGCGAAACCATCCGCAGCGCCGCCGATGTCGGCTGGATCCGCGATCTCACGGTGCGGCGCCTGATGCGGTCGGATGTCGCCACGGTCGATGCCGGTATCGGGATCGAGGACTTCCGGGTGAAATTTCCGCTGGGATCGAAGACGCAGGTCGTCGCGGTCGATGCCACGGGGCGCTATGTCGGGCTGGCTGTGGTCGCCGAAGCGCACGCACCTGACATCGATGCCACACGCGGTCTCATCGGCATCCTGCATCATCGGGACGTCGTGCTGCATCCGGTCATGAACATTCAGGAAGCCATCGCGGTATTTGACGCCGCCGAAGCGGAATCGCTGGCGGTCGTCGAAGCCGGCGGCGAACATCGGCCGGTCGGAATTCTCACCGAAGCCCATGCCATGCGGCGCTACGCGGAAGAATCCGACAAACGCAGGCGGGAGGCGATCGGCGAGGTTTGA
- a CDS encoding sulfite exporter TauE/SafE family protein, translated as MITAAHGVLGLASGMLVGFSLGLVGGGGSILAVPLMVYVVGVAEPHVAIGTSAIAVAANAAINLSNHARGGTVIWSCALIFAAAGMAGAFGGSILGKMVDGQKLLALFALVMIVIALLMLKTRSRIGLPDVKVSMSNMPAIVSLGLATGTISGFFGIGGGFLIVPALMLATGMPIMNAVSSSLVAVTAFGLTTAASYAWSGLVSWALAGLFVAGGIAGGLAGTRSARHLAERRGALNIVFAVVIIAVALYMLARNISPSPA; from the coding sequence ATCATCACAGCCGCGCATGGCGTGCTGGGACTGGCGTCGGGGATGCTGGTCGGGTTCTCGCTCGGCCTGGTCGGCGGCGGCGGCTCGATCCTGGCGGTGCCGCTGATGGTCTATGTGGTCGGCGTGGCGGAGCCTCATGTCGCGATCGGCACCAGCGCGATCGCAGTGGCTGCGAACGCCGCGATCAACCTGTCCAACCATGCGCGCGGCGGCACCGTGATCTGGTCTTGCGCGCTGATCTTCGCCGCCGCCGGCATGGCCGGTGCCTTCGGCGGCTCGATCCTCGGCAAGATGGTCGACGGCCAGAAACTGCTGGCGCTGTTTGCGCTGGTGATGATCGTGATCGCGCTGTTGATGCTGAAGACGCGTTCGCGGATCGGCCTGCCTGACGTCAAGGTCTCGATGTCGAACATGCCGGCCATCGTCAGTCTTGGTCTGGCGACCGGGACGATATCGGGATTCTTCGGTATCGGCGGCGGCTTCCTGATCGTGCCGGCCCTGATGCTGGCCACCGGCATGCCGATCATGAACGCGGTCTCCTCGTCGCTGGTCGCTGTCACCGCGTTCGGCCTAACCACGGCCGCCAGCTATGCCTGGTCGGGCCTGGTTTCGTGGGCACTGGCGGGACTGTTCGTGGCGGGCGGCATCGCCGGTGGATTGGCCGGCACGCGTTCGGCCCGGCACCTCGCCGAGCGCCGCGGCGCGCTCAATATCGTGTTCGCCGTGGTCATTATTGCGGTGGCGCTCTATATGCTGGCGCGTAACATATCCCCATCTCCGGCGTAG
- a CDS encoding HNH endonuclease, translating into MNAHVSQGGWPVLVLNADFRPLSYYPLSLWSWQDAIKAVFLDRVNIVEHYDRAVRSPTFEIQLPSVVSLKSFVKPTTHPAFTRFNVFLRDRFVCQYCHAHDDLTFDHIIPRSKGGQTTWENVVAACSPCNLRKGNLTPQQARMFPRQHPFAPTVHQLHRNGRLFPPNYLHDSWLDYLYWDTELDP; encoded by the coding sequence TTGAACGCACATGTCTCGCAAGGCGGTTGGCCGGTATTGGTGCTGAACGCGGATTTCCGGCCGCTGAGTTACTACCCGCTGTCTCTCTGGTCGTGGCAGGACGCGATCAAGGCGGTATTTCTCGATCGCGTCAACATTGTCGAGCACTACGACCGCGCGGTGCGCAGCCCGACCTTCGAGATCCAGCTTCCGAGCGTGGTGTCGCTGAAGTCGTTCGTCAAGCCGACGACGCACCCCGCCTTCACCCGGTTCAACGTCTTCCTGCGCGACCGCTTTGTCTGCCAGTACTGCCACGCGCATGACGACCTCACCTTCGATCACATCATCCCGCGCAGCAAGGGCGGCCAGACCACCTGGGAAAATGTCGTCGCAGCCTGTTCGCCGTGCAATCTGCGCAAGGGCAATCTGACGCCGCAGCAGGCGCGGATGTTTCCAAGGCAACACCCGTTTGCGCCAACGGTGCATCAACTGCATCGCAACGGGCGACTGTTTCCGCCGAACTATCTGCACGATAGCTGGCTGGATTATTTGTACTGGGATACCGAGCTCGATCCGTAG